A stretch of Gemmatimonas aurantiaca T-27 DNA encodes these proteins:
- a CDS encoding sensor histidine kinase, translating into MLVPRTQPTRSPAADFTVLATLVVGLLVWLVLACFGVARAQREATARLQREVAQLVATQVSAQLEAMPSRHVVGAPEAVLDSVVDAEGLRVALRDVLAAAPDLARLADSTGLAVDLVRSHPVLAPALVETRTQAQGSTALITVRARNDARIPPVLLAVVVALLSVTTALTGVLLWRLLREQAAAHQRSAFASTVSHELRTPLAQILLFAETLQLGRARTTGDRELALGAIVQETRRLMRLVDNVLRFTRLEQGAPHLRQEPVRVSDLVAETAAQFAPLARTSQVSIVVVPDDAAVALADADAVRQVLLNLLDNAVKHGPPSQRVTARVEAHGAQVRLIVEDEGPGIAPDDRDRIWHAFERGSADHQGRTPAGSGGAGLGLMIVRALTEAMGGDVRCEPVRPVGPGARFIVGLPALHQEPG; encoded by the coding sequence TCCCTCGCACCCAGCCCACCCGCTCTCCGGCCGCCGATTTCACCGTGCTTGCCACCCTCGTGGTGGGCCTGCTCGTGTGGCTGGTGCTGGCCTGCTTCGGCGTGGCCCGGGCGCAGCGGGAAGCGACGGCGCGACTGCAGCGCGAGGTCGCACAACTGGTCGCCACCCAGGTGAGTGCGCAACTCGAGGCCATGCCATCGCGCCATGTCGTCGGTGCCCCTGAAGCAGTGCTGGACAGCGTGGTCGACGCCGAAGGCCTGCGCGTCGCCTTACGCGACGTACTCGCCGCCGCCCCCGATCTCGCACGACTGGCCGACAGTACGGGGCTCGCCGTCGATCTGGTGCGCTCGCATCCCGTGTTGGCCCCGGCCCTCGTGGAGACCCGCACGCAGGCGCAGGGATCCACGGCCCTGATCACCGTGCGGGCCCGCAACGATGCGCGTATCCCGCCGGTGCTGCTGGCCGTGGTGGTGGCCCTGCTGTCGGTCACCACCGCTCTCACCGGGGTGTTGCTGTGGCGCCTGCTCCGTGAACAGGCCGCGGCGCATCAACGATCGGCGTTTGCGTCGACGGTATCACACGAATTGCGCACGCCGCTCGCCCAGATCCTGTTGTTCGCGGAAACGCTGCAGTTGGGCCGCGCACGTACCACGGGTGATCGGGAGCTGGCCCTCGGGGCCATCGTGCAGGAGACGCGTCGCCTGATGCGTCTGGTGGACAACGTGCTGCGCTTCACCCGTCTCGAGCAGGGTGCTCCCCACCTGCGACAGGAACCCGTGCGGGTGAGTGACCTGGTGGCTGAAACGGCCGCCCAGTTCGCGCCCCTGGCCCGGACATCGCAGGTGTCCATCGTGGTGGTGCCCGATGATGCCGCCGTGGCGCTGGCCGATGCCGACGCCGTTCGGCAGGTGCTGCTCAATCTCCTCGACAACGCCGTCAAACACGGCCCGCCGTCGCAGCGGGTGACGGCCCGCGTGGAAGCACACGGGGCGCAAGTCCGATTGATCGTCGAAGACGAGGGGCCCGGCATCGCCCCCGACGATCGCGACCGCATCTGGCACGCCTTCGAGCGCGGCTCGGCGGATCATCAGGGCAGAACGCCGGCCGGTTCCGGCGGCGCAGGCCTGGGATTGATGATCGTGCGCGCACTGACCGAAGCGATGGGCGGTGACGTGCGCTGTGAGCCGGTGCGGCCGGTTGGTCCAGGAGCGCGGTTCATTGTGGGCTTGCCCGCGCTGCAC